The Dokdonella koreensis DS-123 genome has a segment encoding these proteins:
- a CDS encoding RNA polymerase sigma factor, with protein sequence MGVERTDEELMSAYAEGDTVAFEMLYRRHRGTVYRFAMRALHNRADADEVFQETWSRLIAARARYRPDAKFTTWLLQIAHNLIVDRFRRQRPAASDEEAEAVFRQLDAPETEQPDRVLSEFEQRRKLQLALEDLPEEQRLAFLLRIEGGLGLEEIGELTGAGRETVKSRLRYALARIRARFQS encoded by the coding sequence ATGGGGGTCGAACGAACGGACGAAGAACTGATGTCGGCTTATGCCGAGGGCGATACCGTCGCCTTCGAGATGCTCTATCGACGCCACCGCGGCACGGTCTACCGGTTCGCGATGCGCGCGCTGCACAACCGCGCCGATGCGGACGAGGTGTTCCAGGAGACCTGGAGCCGCCTGATCGCCGCGCGGGCGCGCTACCGGCCCGATGCCAAGTTCACGACCTGGCTGTTGCAGATCGCCCACAACCTGATCGTCGATCGCTTCCGGCGCCAGCGGCCCGCGGCGTCGGACGAGGAGGCCGAGGCGGTGTTCCGCCAGCTCGACGCCCCCGAGACCGAGCAGCCCGACCGCGTCCTCAGCGAGTTCGAGCAGCGCCGCAAGCTGCAACTGGCGCTGGAGGACCTGCCCGAGGAACAACGCCTGGCGTTCCTGCTGCGCATCGAAGGAGGCCTGGGGCTGGAGGAGATCGGCGAGCTGACCGGCGCCGGCCGCGAGACCGTCAAGTCGCGCCTGCGCTATGCGCTGGCGCGGATCCGCGCGAGGTTCCAGTCATGA
- a CDS encoding IMPACT family protein gives METLAGAARLQQEIKKSRFLAQAAPLDAVDAALAFVAQVADPAATHNCWAYRFGQHYRFSDDGEPGGTAGRPILQAIDGQGLDRVIVVVTRWFGGTKLGAGGLVRAYGGCAAECLRLAARLPIVDRATIEVSCDFPNLPTLHARLPEFSAEKLDEGFDADGARLRLALPRDRVVAFTGWLRDLTRGRAVVDVQDDATTPS, from the coding sequence ATGGAGACCCTGGCCGGCGCAGCCCGCCTGCAGCAGGAGATCAAGAAGAGCCGGTTCCTGGCCCAGGCGGCGCCGCTGGACGCGGTCGACGCGGCATTGGCGTTCGTCGCGCAGGTCGCCGATCCGGCCGCGACGCACAACTGCTGGGCCTACCGCTTCGGCCAGCACTATCGCTTCTCCGACGACGGCGAGCCCGGCGGTACCGCCGGCCGGCCGATCCTGCAGGCGATCGACGGCCAGGGGCTGGACCGGGTCATCGTCGTCGTCACGCGCTGGTTCGGCGGCACCAAGCTCGGCGCCGGCGGGCTGGTCCGCGCCTATGGCGGCTGCGCTGCGGAATGCCTGCGCCTGGCGGCGCGCCTGCCGATCGTGGATCGGGCGACGATCGAGGTGAGCTGCGATTTCCCGAACCTGCCGACGCTGCATGCGCGCCTGCCCGAGTTCTCGGCCGAGAAGCTCGACGAAGGCTTCGACGCGGACGGTGCGCGGCTGCGCCTGGCGCTGCCGCGCGATCGCGTGGTGGCGTTCACCGGCTGGCTGCGCGACCTGACGCGCGGCCGCGCGGTGGTCGACGTGCAGGACGACGCTACGACCCCGTCGTAG
- a CDS encoding PIG-L family deacetylase yields the protein MNVRSLLYGLLLTAATSVSAAPFTTFYVVAHPDDWQLFMNPNAYKDVRNTSNKTVIVHTTAGDAGAGIGSNGRQHPYYLAREEGALRALRFSKSANGAIGQQVLNQGARTINGRSITRFASGDGRAVMYFLRLPDGNPNGTGYPTTGSQSLQKLKTGNTPINAVDGSATYGSWSDLTATLAGLIRAEAGGSAGVWLNIAETDAGKNPGDHSDHRYTSLAVQEARGLVSTCIDQALYVEYHTNNRPANISGDNLVNNAAVWGATTSGIADFDHPSTFDGSHNAWLSRNYFRVIDGIGTCAF from the coding sequence ATGAACGTCCGATCCTTGCTGTACGGCCTGCTTCTCACCGCCGCGACCTCGGTGTCGGCGGCGCCGTTCACCACCTTCTATGTCGTCGCGCATCCGGACGACTGGCAGCTGTTCATGAATCCGAATGCGTACAAGGACGTCCGCAACACCAGCAACAAGACCGTCATCGTCCACACGACCGCGGGCGATGCCGGTGCGGGCATCGGCTCCAACGGCCGGCAGCACCCGTACTACCTGGCGCGCGAAGAAGGCGCATTGCGCGCGCTGCGCTTCAGCAAGTCGGCCAACGGCGCCATCGGGCAACAGGTGCTCAACCAGGGAGCGCGCACGATAAACGGCCGCTCCATCACACGGTTCGCGTCCGGCGACGGCCGGGCGGTGATGTATTTCCTGCGGCTGCCGGACGGCAATCCCAACGGCACCGGCTACCCGACGACCGGTTCGCAGAGCCTTCAGAAGCTCAAGACCGGCAACACGCCGATCAACGCGGTGGACGGCTCGGCGACGTATGGCAGCTGGAGCGATCTCACCGCGACGCTGGCGGGCCTGATACGCGCCGAGGCCGGCGGATCGGCCGGGGTCTGGCTCAACATCGCCGAGACGGACGCCGGCAAGAATCCGGGCGACCATTCCGATCATCGCTACACCTCGCTGGCCGTGCAGGAGGCGCGCGGCCTGGTCTCCACGTGCATCGACCAGGCGCTCTACGTCGAATACCACACCAACAACCGGCCTGCGAACATCAGTGGCGACAACCTGGTCAACAACGCGGCGGTCTGGGGCGCCACGACCTCCGGCATCGCCGACTTCGATCACCCCAGCACGTTCGACGGGTCGCACAACGCCTGGCTGTCGCGCAACTACTTTCGCGTGATCGACGGCATCGGCACCTGCGCGTTCTGA
- a CDS encoding DMT family protein translates to MWTHTAPILLLIASNVFMTFAWYGHLKFTDRPLFAVILVAWGIAFFEYCLQVPANRMGYTVYNAAQLKTIQEIITLVVFVVFSVTYLGAAIKWNHLVGFALIALAAFFIFLD, encoded by the coding sequence ATGTGGACCCATACCGCCCCGATCCTGCTGCTGATCGCCTCGAACGTGTTCATGACGTTCGCCTGGTACGGGCACCTGAAGTTCACCGACCGGCCGCTGTTCGCGGTGATCCTGGTCGCCTGGGGCATCGCGTTCTTCGAGTACTGCCTGCAGGTGCCGGCCAACCGGATGGGCTACACGGTCTACAACGCGGCCCAGCTCAAGACGATCCAGGAGATCATCACCCTGGTGGTCTTCGTGGTGTTCTCGGTCACCTATCTCGGCGCGGCGATCAAGTGGAACCACCTGGTCGGCTTCGCGCTGATCGCGCTGGCGGCGTTCTTCATCTTCCTGGACTAG
- the yihA gene encoding ribosome biogenesis GTP-binding protein YihA/YsxC, with the protein MAKNPFRNAQYLISAHHLRDLPPDGGAEAAFAGRSNAGKSSALNTICDQQGLARTSKTPGRTQQLVVFPLDDAHRLIDLPGYGYAKVPENLRLHWRGLIDTYLRTREALKGLVLIMDVRHPLREFDQQMLEYAVATGREVHCLLTKADKLSRSEGMRTLLAVRKELQARAPQASAQLFSSLAKTGVDEARAVLAGWLGLAGGD; encoded by the coding sequence ATGGCCAAGAATCCGTTCCGCAACGCCCAGTACCTGATCAGTGCGCACCACCTGCGCGACCTGCCGCCCGACGGCGGCGCCGAGGCCGCGTTCGCCGGGCGCTCCAACGCCGGAAAGTCCAGCGCGCTCAACACGATCTGCGACCAGCAGGGCCTGGCGCGCACCAGCAAGACGCCGGGCCGCACGCAGCAGCTGGTGGTGTTCCCGCTCGACGACGCCCACCGCCTGATCGACCTGCCCGGTTACGGCTACGCCAAGGTGCCCGAGAACCTGCGCCTGCACTGGCGCGGGCTGATCGACACCTACCTGCGCACGCGCGAGGCGCTCAAGGGGTTGGTGCTGATCATGGACGTGCGCCACCCGCTGCGCGAGTTCGACCAGCAGATGCTGGAGTATGCGGTGGCGACCGGCCGCGAAGTCCATTGCCTGCTGACCAAGGCCGACAAGCTCTCGCGCAGCGAAGGCATGCGCACGCTGCTGGCGGTGCGCAAGGAGCTCCAGGCGCGGGCGCCGCAGGCCAGCGCGCAGCTGTTCTCGTCGCTGGCCAAGACCGGCGTCGACGAGGCGCGCGCGGTGCTGGCAGGCTGGCTCGGGCTCGCCGGCGGTGACTGA
- a CDS encoding DUF1328 domain-containing protein gives MLKLALFFAVVALIAGALGFTGIAGASAGIAKIIFFIFLVLVALAILGIVLGINLFT, from the coding sequence ATGCTCAAGTTGGCCCTTTTCTTTGCGGTGGTCGCGCTGATCGCCGGTGCGCTCGGCTTCACCGGCATCGCCGGTGCCTCGGCCGGCATCGCCAAGATCATCTTCTTCATCTTCCTGGTGCTGGTCGCGCTGGCGATCCTCGGCATCGTGCTCGGCATCAACCTGTTCACGTAG
- the dnaG gene encoding DNA primase, with amino-acid sequence MRGRIPDSFIDDLLARVDIVDVIEQRVPLKKAGRDWSARCPFHDERSPSFTVSPVKQFYHCFGCGAHGSAIKFLMDYDRLEFVDAVEELAARVGLKVPYEGGRREVREDSSELFELLDGAAGFYRRALAQSEKARAYFERRGVDEATRTRFGLGYAPDAWDGILQALGRTPQRIALLDKAGMLAGEGGKRYDRFRDRVMFPILDRRGRTIAFGGRVMGKDDGPKYLNSPETPLFHKGQELFGLWQVREAHQKITRLLVVEGYMDVIALHQAGITQAVATLGTATTREHAEILFRNAADVFFCFDGDRAGRQAAWRAVESVLPRMRDGRQAWFLFLPDGEDPDSLVRQEGAAGFEQRLKAATPLSTFFFAEVGKESDLASLEGKARLAARARPLIAQIPEGAFRDLMEGELERLSGTRMPGGTPAAVAPLIARASAEARASRPPQRSLVRTAVALLVQNPALGAAIEPPWTFAELRQPGVPLLIELIGLARSRPGVTTGALIEHFGEREERAALQKLAVMPFPGDTQAWQAEFAGALAQLDRQARLQRRDDLQRKLAESSLSPAENDELRSLLAVGGR; translated from the coding sequence ATGCGCGGCCGCATCCCCGACAGCTTCATCGACGACCTCCTCGCCCGTGTCGACATCGTCGACGTGATCGAGCAGCGCGTGCCGTTGAAGAAGGCCGGCCGCGACTGGAGCGCGCGTTGCCCGTTCCACGACGAGCGCTCGCCCTCGTTCACGGTGTCGCCGGTCAAGCAGTTCTACCACTGCTTCGGCTGCGGCGCGCACGGCAGCGCGATCAAGTTCCTGATGGACTACGACCGGCTCGAGTTCGTCGACGCGGTGGAGGAACTGGCGGCCCGGGTCGGCCTGAAGGTGCCGTACGAGGGCGGGCGCCGCGAGGTCCGCGAGGACAGCAGCGAGCTGTTCGAGCTGCTCGACGGGGCGGCCGGGTTCTACCGGCGCGCGCTGGCGCAGAGCGAGAAGGCGCGCGCGTACTTCGAGCGGCGCGGGGTCGACGAAGCCACGCGTACGCGCTTCGGCCTCGGCTACGCGCCGGACGCCTGGGACGGGATACTGCAGGCGCTCGGCCGCACGCCGCAGCGCATCGCGCTGCTGGACAAGGCCGGCATGCTGGCCGGCGAGGGCGGCAAGCGCTACGACCGCTTCCGCGACCGCGTGATGTTCCCGATCCTCGACCGGCGCGGGCGCACGATCGCGTTCGGCGGCCGCGTGATGGGCAAGGACGACGGTCCCAAGTACCTCAATTCGCCCGAGACGCCGCTGTTCCACAAGGGCCAGGAGCTGTTCGGCCTGTGGCAGGTGCGCGAGGCGCACCAGAAGATCACCCGGCTGCTGGTGGTCGAGGGCTACATGGACGTCATCGCGCTGCACCAGGCCGGTATCACTCAGGCCGTGGCGACGCTCGGCACGGCGACCACGCGCGAGCACGCCGAGATCCTGTTCCGCAACGCGGCGGACGTGTTCTTCTGCTTCGACGGCGACCGCGCCGGCCGCCAGGCGGCCTGGCGCGCGGTGGAATCGGTGCTGCCGCGCATGCGCGACGGGCGCCAGGCCTGGTTCCTGTTCCTGCCCGACGGCGAGGACCCCGATTCGCTGGTCCGCCAGGAAGGCGCGGCGGGCTTCGAGCAGCGCCTGAAGGCCGCCACGCCGCTCAGCACGTTCTTCTTCGCCGAGGTCGGCAAGGAATCGGACCTGGCCAGCCTGGAGGGCAAGGCGCGTCTGGCCGCGCGTGCGCGGCCGCTGATCGCGCAGATTCCCGAAGGCGCGTTCCGCGACCTGATGGAGGGGGAGCTGGAGCGGCTGTCCGGGACGCGCATGCCCGGCGGCACCCCGGCCGCCGTCGCGCCGCTGATCGCGCGCGCCTCGGCCGAAGCGCGTGCCTCGCGGCCGCCGCAGCGCTCGCTGGTGCGCACGGCGGTGGCCCTGCTGGTGCAGAACCCGGCGCTCGGCGCGGCGATCGAGCCGCCGTGGACCTTCGCGGAGCTGCGCCAGCCGGGCGTGCCGCTGCTGATCGAGCTGATCGGGCTGGCGCGCAGCCGGCCCGGCGTCACCACCGGTGCGCTGATCGAGCATTTCGGCGAACGCGAAGAGCGCGCCGCGCTGCAGAAGCTGGCGGTGATGCCGTTCCCGGGCGACACGCAGGCCTGGCAGGCCGAATTCGCCGGCGCCCTGGCCCAGTTGGATCGCCAGGCGCGCCTGCAGCGCCGTGACGACCTGCAGCGCAAGCTGGCCGAATCGAGCCTGAGCCCCGCGGAAAACGACGAGTTGCGCAGCCTGCTGGCGGTCGGCGGCCGCTGA
- the aroQ gene encoding type II 3-dehydroquinate dehydratase translates to MAKILVLHGPNLNLLGTREPEVYGRTTLAEIDAGLAAAAGAAGHALACFQSNAEHALIDRVQAAREEGVAWILINPAAFTHTSIALRDALAGVAIPFIEVHLSNVHAREAFRHRSVLSDIAAGVIVGLGVDSYRLGLQAILARLASDPS, encoded by the coding sequence GTGGCGAAGATCCTGGTCCTGCATGGCCCCAACCTCAACCTGCTCGGCACGCGCGAGCCCGAGGTCTACGGCCGCACGACGCTGGCCGAGATCGACGCCGGGCTGGCCGCCGCCGCCGGGGCCGCCGGCCACGCGCTGGCGTGCTTCCAGTCCAATGCCGAGCATGCGCTGATCGACCGGGTGCAGGCGGCACGCGAGGAAGGCGTGGCCTGGATCCTGATCAATCCGGCCGCCTTCACGCACACCAGCATCGCGCTGCGCGACGCGCTGGCCGGCGTGGCGATCCCGTTCATCGAGGTGCACCTGTCCAACGTCCACGCGCGCGAGGCGTTCCGCCATCGCTCGGTCCTGTCGGACATCGCCGCCGGCGTCATCGTCGGGCTCGGCGTGGACAGCTACCGGCTCGGGCTGCAGGCGATCCTCGCCCGGCTCGCATCCGACCCATCCTGA
- the accB gene encoding acetyl-CoA carboxylase biotin carboxyl carrier protein — MDLRKIKKLIDLLEESNLAELEIKEGEEIVRLSRFPKGIQAVSASLPMAPALPVEAPAAPAAAPAAPAKPGLPEGHVVRSPMVGTYYASASPGAPPFIAVGQKVKAGDTLGIIEAMKMFNQIEADVAGTVTAILVENGKPVEFDEPLFVIG; from the coding sequence ATGGATCTGCGCAAGATCAAGAAGCTGATCGACCTGCTCGAAGAGTCGAACCTGGCCGAACTGGAGATCAAGGAGGGCGAGGAGATCGTCCGCCTGTCGCGGTTCCCCAAGGGTATCCAGGCGGTGTCGGCCTCGCTGCCGATGGCTCCGGCGCTGCCGGTCGAGGCGCCGGCCGCACCGGCCGCCGCGCCCGCTGCCCCGGCCAAGCCCGGCCTGCCCGAAGGGCACGTCGTGCGCTCGCCGATGGTCGGCACCTACTACGCCTCGGCCAGCCCCGGCGCGCCGCCGTTCATCGCGGTCGGCCAGAAGGTCAAGGCCGGCGACACGCTCGGCATCATCGAGGCGATGAAGATGTTCAACCAGATCGAGGCCGACGTGGCCGGCACCGTCACGGCGATCCTGGTCGAGAACGGCAAGCCGGTCGAGTTCGACGAACCGCTGTTCGTGATCGGCTGA
- the accC gene encoding acetyl-CoA carboxylase biotin carboxylase subunit → MLEKVLIANRGEIALRVLRACHALGIRTVAVHSTVDRNLKHVGMADESICIGPGPAAESYLNVPALIAAAEVTDAQAIHPGYGFLSENADFAERVEQSGFIFIGPTAGVIRLMGDKVEAIRAMKAAGVPCVPGSGGPLGEDTAENLRIAREIGYPVIIKAAGGGGGRGMRVVFTEAHLGNAIAMTKTEARAAFGNDQVYMEKFLENPRHVEIQVLADGQGSAIHLGERDCSMQRRHQKVVEEAPAPGITAEQRAEIGKVCVDACLRIGYRGAGTFEFLYENGRFYFIEMNTRIQVEHPVTEMITGIDLVREQLLIAAGHRLSIRQEDVRFTGHAIECRINAEDPDTFMPSPGTVKTFEAPGGPGIRVDTHIYDGYRIPPNYDSMIGKLIAHGVDRDTAIARMRIALSELVVDGIKTNVPLQQRIMADGGFRAGGQNIHYLEKRIAESKEKAIGLG, encoded by the coding sequence ATGCTCGAGAAAGTCCTGATCGCCAACCGCGGCGAGATCGCCTTGCGCGTGCTGCGCGCCTGCCATGCCTTGGGCATCCGCACGGTCGCCGTCCACTCGACGGTGGACCGCAACCTCAAACACGTCGGCATGGCCGACGAGTCGATCTGCATCGGCCCCGGGCCGGCGGCCGAGAGCTACCTCAACGTCCCGGCGCTGATCGCCGCGGCCGAGGTCACCGACGCGCAGGCGATCCATCCCGGCTACGGCTTCCTGTCCGAGAACGCCGACTTCGCCGAGCGCGTCGAGCAGTCCGGCTTCATCTTCATCGGCCCGACCGCCGGCGTGATCCGCCTGATGGGTGACAAGGTTGAGGCGATCCGCGCAATGAAGGCCGCCGGCGTGCCCTGCGTGCCGGGCTCGGGCGGGCCGCTCGGTGAGGACACCGCCGAGAACCTGCGCATCGCGCGCGAGATCGGCTACCCGGTCATCATCAAGGCCGCCGGCGGCGGCGGCGGCCGCGGCATGCGCGTGGTGTTCACCGAAGCGCACCTCGGCAACGCGATCGCGATGACCAAGACCGAGGCGCGAGCCGCGTTCGGCAACGACCAGGTCTACATGGAGAAATTCCTCGAGAACCCGCGCCACGTCGAGATCCAGGTGCTGGCCGACGGGCAGGGCAGCGCGATCCACCTCGGCGAGCGCGACTGCTCGATGCAGCGCCGCCACCAGAAGGTGGTCGAGGAAGCGCCGGCGCCCGGCATCACCGCCGAGCAGCGCGCCGAGATCGGCAAGGTCTGCGTCGACGCCTGCCTGCGCATCGGCTACCGCGGTGCCGGCACGTTCGAGTTCCTCTACGAGAACGGCCGCTTCTACTTCATCGAGATGAACACCCGCATCCAGGTCGAGCATCCGGTCACCGAGATGATCACCGGCATCGACCTGGTCCGCGAGCAGCTGCTGATCGCGGCCGGCCACCGGCTCTCGATCCGCCAGGAGGACGTGCGCTTCACCGGCCACGCGATCGAATGCCGGATCAACGCCGAGGACCCGGACACGTTCATGCCCAGCCCCGGCACCGTCAAGACCTTCGAGGCGCCCGGTGGGCCGGGCATCCGCGTGGACACGCACATCTACGACGGCTATCGCATCCCACCCAACTACGACTCGATGATCGGCAAGCTGATCGCCCACGGCGTCGACCGCGACACGGCGATCGCGCGCATGCGCATCGCGCTGTCGGAGCTGGTCGTGGACGGCATCAAGACCAACGTGCCGCTGCAGCAGCGGATCATGGCCGACGGCGGCTTCCGCGCCGGCGGCCAGAACATCCACTACCTCGAAAAGCGCATCGCCGAGTCCAAGGAAAAGGCGATCGGCCTCGGCTGA
- the prmA gene encoding 50S ribosomal protein L11 methyltransferase: MSWLELILTVHLADQPAVEAALEDVGALAITLRDADAETPDEQAIFEPGVGETPLWTTIELSALFDAAADRSGLLHVLGELLPQLAPDQVAFREVADQDWTRVWMDQFKPMPFGRRLWIYPWNIEPPADPALAIVRLDPGLAFGTGTHPTTALCLEWLDAQDLAGRRVIDFGCGSGVLAIAALKLGAAHVAGIDNDPQAITASRDNAERNGVAADLDLYLPEAFDDRPAEVFVANILAGPLAELAPRFAACVVPGGVLALSGILHGQHEDLLTRYGEWFEDLAVAVREDWVRISGRRR, encoded by the coding sequence ATGTCCTGGCTCGAACTCATCCTGACGGTGCACCTGGCCGACCAGCCCGCCGTCGAGGCGGCACTGGAGGACGTCGGCGCGCTGGCGATCACGCTGCGCGACGCCGACGCCGAGACGCCGGACGAGCAGGCGATCTTCGAGCCCGGCGTCGGCGAGACGCCGCTGTGGACGACGATCGAGCTGTCGGCGCTGTTCGACGCGGCGGCCGACCGCAGCGGCCTGCTGCACGTGCTGGGCGAGCTGCTGCCGCAACTGGCGCCGGACCAGGTTGCGTTCCGCGAGGTGGCCGACCAGGACTGGACGCGCGTGTGGATGGACCAGTTCAAGCCGATGCCGTTCGGTCGCCGGCTGTGGATCTATCCGTGGAACATCGAACCGCCGGCCGACCCGGCGCTGGCGATCGTGCGGCTTGATCCGGGCCTGGCCTTCGGCACCGGCACGCACCCGACCACGGCGCTGTGCCTGGAATGGCTCGACGCGCAGGACCTCGCCGGCCGCCGCGTGATCGACTTCGGCTGCGGCTCGGGCGTGCTGGCGATCGCCGCGCTCAAGCTCGGCGCGGCGCACGTGGCCGGCATCGACAACGACCCGCAGGCGATCACCGCCAGCCGCGACAACGCCGAGCGCAACGGCGTCGCCGCGGACCTGGACCTGTACCTGCCGGAGGCCTTCGACGACCGCCCGGCCGAGGTCTTCGTCGCCAACATCCTGGCCGGCCCGCTGGCCGAGCTCGCGCCGCGCTTCGCCGCCTGTGTCGTGCCGGGCGGCGTGCTGGCGCTGTCGGGCATCCTGCACGGCCAGCACGAGGACCTGCTGACGCGCTACGGCGAATGGTTCGAGGATCTCGCCGTCGCCGTGCGCGAGGACTGGGTGCGGATCAGCGGCCGGCGCCGCTGA
- a CDS encoding DUF488 family protein, which produces MHTLWTIGHSTHPLDAFVQLLRAHAIALVADVRRFPGSRRHPQFGPTLPAALAEAGIGYRHFEALGGRRRPLPDSRNGVWRSEAFRGYADHMASAAYRRAFAELAGLASRQRCAVMCAERLWWQCHRSMLADDFALHGWQVVHILDAGATAPHAFREPARLDGDVPVYGGGQAALF; this is translated from the coding sequence ATGCACACGCTCTGGACCATCGGCCATTCGACGCACCCGCTCGATGCCTTCGTGCAGCTGTTGCGCGCGCATGCGATCGCGCTCGTCGCCGACGTGCGGCGCTTTCCGGGGTCGCGTCGCCATCCGCAGTTCGGCCCGACGCTGCCGGCCGCGCTCGCCGAAGCCGGCATCGGCTACCGGCACTTCGAGGCGCTCGGCGGGCGGCGCCGGCCGCTGCCCGATTCGCGCAACGGCGTCTGGCGCAGCGAGGCGTTCCGCGGCTACGCCGACCACATGGCGAGCGCGGCCTATCGCCGGGCGTTCGCCGAGCTGGCCGGCCTGGCATCGCGCCAGCGCTGCGCCGTGATGTGCGCGGAGCGGCTGTGGTGGCAGTGTCACCGCTCGATGCTCGCCGACGATTTCGCGCTGCACGGCTGGCAGGTCGTGCACATCCTCGACGCCGGCGCGACCGCGCCACATGCGTTCCGCGAGCCGGCGCGGCTAGACGGTGATGTGCCGGTCTACGGTGGCGGGCAGGCGGCGCTGTTCTGA
- the ubiM gene encoding 5-demethoxyubiquinol-8 5-hydroxylase UbiM has translation MQVDIAIVGAGPAGLCLARSLAGGGLSVTLVDPQPRAALAAPAFDGREIALTHASRHLLEDAGIWARLDVASIAPLRAARIVNGRSAPALTIDARDSGHPQLGFLVPNHRIRRAAFEAAIATAGVTLLDGCRVTAVDAAGADRTVLALSDGRRIPARLVVAADGRFSATRRLLGIGARQRDFGKTMLVCRMTHEQPHDAVALEWFDHGQTVALLPLAGACSSLVLTLPPIETERLMGLDDTAFGAEITLRLGGRLGAMQPASSRHAYPLVAVLADRFAGPRCALIGDAAVGMHPVTAHGFNFGLLGQARLAAAIHAATRRHSDIADPGLLSRYALEHRRATEPLYRTTNLIASLYTDERAPARWLRAAALGVAARLPPLQRAIAAHLTDARALPPARG, from the coding sequence ATGCAGGTCGATATCGCCATCGTCGGTGCCGGTCCCGCCGGCCTGTGCCTGGCCCGTTCGCTGGCCGGCGGCGGCCTGTCGGTGACGCTGGTCGATCCGCAGCCGCGTGCGGCGCTGGCCGCGCCGGCGTTCGACGGCCGCGAGATCGCCCTGACCCATGCCTCGCGGCACCTGCTCGAGGACGCCGGCATCTGGGCCCGCCTCGACGTCGCGTCGATCGCGCCGCTGCGTGCGGCGCGGATCGTCAATGGCCGGTCCGCGCCGGCGCTGACGATCGACGCCCGCGACAGCGGCCACCCGCAACTCGGCTTCCTGGTGCCCAATCACCGGATCCGTCGCGCCGCGTTCGAGGCGGCCATCGCGACCGCCGGCGTCACGCTGCTGGACGGCTGTCGCGTGACCGCGGTCGATGCGGCCGGCGCGGACCGCACCGTGCTGGCGCTGTCTGACGGCCGCCGGATCCCGGCGCGGCTGGTCGTCGCCGCCGACGGCCGCTTCTCGGCCACGCGCCGCCTGCTCGGCATCGGCGCGCGCCAGCGCGATTTCGGCAAGACGATGCTGGTCTGCCGGATGACGCACGAACAGCCGCACGATGCAGTCGCGCTGGAGTGGTTCGACCACGGCCAGACCGTGGCCCTGCTGCCGCTGGCCGGGGCGTGTTCCTCGCTGGTGCTGACGCTGCCGCCGATCGAGACCGAGCGACTGATGGGCCTGGACGACACGGCGTTCGGCGCCGAGATCACGCTGCGCCTCGGCGGTCGCCTCGGCGCGATGCAGCCGGCCAGCAGCCGCCATGCCTATCCGCTGGTCGCGGTCCTCGCCGATCGCTTCGCCGGGCCACGCTGCGCGCTGATCGGCGACGCCGCGGTCGGCATGCACCCGGTGACCGCGCACGGCTTCAATTTCGGCCTGCTCGGCCAGGCGCGCCTGGCCGCTGCGATCCACGCCGCCACCCGCAGGCACAGCGACATCGCTGATCCGGGGCTGCTGTCGCGCTATGCGCTCGAGCACCGCCGCGCGACCGAACCGCTATATCGGACGACGAACCTGATCGCCTCGCTCTACACCGACGAGCGCGCCCCAGCGCGCTGGCTGCGCGCGGCAGCCCTCGGCGTGGCCGCCCGCCTGCCGCCGCTGCAGCGCGCGATCGCCGCCCACCTGACCGACGCACGCGCGCTGCCGCCGGCGCGGGGGTGA